Proteins co-encoded in one Aquincola tertiaricarbonis genomic window:
- the ispF gene encoding 2-C-methyl-D-erythritol 2,4-cyclodiphosphate synthase yields the protein MTTPTIPALRIGEGWDTHQLVTGRPLILGGVTIPHSHGLLGHSDADALLHAITDALFGAAALGDIGRHFPDTDPAFKGADSVALLVEAVRRVRAAGWEPVNVDATIVAQAPKMAPHIPGMRERVAASLGIPVERVNVKAKTAEKMGPVGEGRAIEARAVVLLAGR from the coding sequence ATGACGACTCCCACGATCCCCGCCTTGCGCATCGGCGAAGGCTGGGACACCCACCAACTGGTCACCGGCCGGCCGCTGATCCTGGGCGGTGTGACCATCCCGCACAGCCATGGCCTGCTGGGCCATTCCGATGCGGACGCGCTGCTGCATGCCATCACCGACGCGCTGTTCGGCGCCGCCGCGCTGGGTGACATCGGCCGCCACTTTCCGGACACCGACCCGGCCTTCAAGGGTGCCGATTCGGTGGCGCTGCTGGTGGAAGCGGTGCGCCGCGTGCGTGCCGCCGGCTGGGAGCCGGTGAACGTGGACGCCACCATCGTGGCCCAGGCCCCGAAGATGGCGCCGCACATCCCGGGGATGCGCGAGCGCGTGGCCGCCTCGCTGGGCATTCCGGTGGAGCGGGTCAACGTCAAGGCCAAGACGGCCGAGAAGATGGGCCCGGTGGGCGAGGGCCGCGCCATCGAGGCGCGGGCGGTGGTGCTGCTGGCGGGCCGCTAA
- the map gene encoding type I methionyl aminopeptidase, producing the protein MTIETEADIEGLRRAGALVSDVLHAMLDALEPGMRTDELDAIGQRMLAAAGARSAPQLTYGFPGATCISINEEAAHGVPGARRIAKGDVVNIDVSAELDGYFADTGGTRVVPPATPVKTRLCWAARHALDEALGQARAGRPVAAIGRSIERVARQTGFRILRNLGSHGVGRALHEAPEFIPGFADPSEKRVLQAGMVITIEPFLSTRARIAEDTGDGWTLSGGPGNLSAQFEHTLIVTHGAPIVLTRH; encoded by the coding sequence ATGACCATTGAAACCGAAGCCGACATCGAGGGCCTGCGCCGTGCCGGCGCGTTGGTGAGCGACGTGCTGCATGCGATGCTGGACGCGCTGGAGCCCGGCATGCGCACCGACGAGCTGGACGCCATCGGCCAGCGCATGCTGGCGGCCGCGGGCGCCCGGTCGGCGCCGCAGCTCACCTACGGCTTTCCCGGCGCCACCTGCATCAGCATCAACGAAGAAGCGGCCCATGGCGTGCCGGGCGCGCGCCGCATCGCCAAGGGCGATGTGGTCAACATCGACGTGTCGGCCGAGCTGGACGGCTACTTTGCCGACACCGGCGGCACCCGCGTGGTGCCGCCCGCCACGCCGGTGAAGACGCGGCTGTGCTGGGCCGCCCGCCATGCGCTGGACGAAGCGCTGGGCCAGGCCCGTGCCGGCCGGCCGGTGGCCGCCATCGGCCGCAGCATCGAACGGGTGGCGCGGCAGACGGGCTTTCGCATCCTGCGCAACTTGGGCAGCCACGGCGTGGGCCGCGCGCTGCATGAAGCGCCGGAGTTCATCCCGGGCTTTGCCGACCCCAGCGAAAAGCGGGTGCTGCAAGCCGGCATGGTGATCACCATCGAGCCCTTCCTGTCCACCCGCGCCCGCATCGCCGAAGACACCGGCGACGGCTGGACGCTGTCGGGCGGGCCCGGCAACCTGTCGGCGCAGTTTGAGCACACGCTCATCGTCACCCACGGCGCACCCATCGTGCTGACGAGGCATTGA
- the ispD gene encoding 2-C-methyl-D-erythritol 4-phosphate cytidylyltransferase: protein MTQPAERMPRCYALVPCAGIGARSGADGPKQYVPLAGRAMVAHTLAALAAVPRLAATLVVLSADDAAFESAVPGYGAHEATQWLARCGGSSRAATVANGLQVLVERGAQPDDWVLVHDAARCLVQPAWIDRLIDACLPDEVGGLLALPVADTLKQADAQGRVAATIDRSAKWAAQTPQMFRLGLLQRALAAIGDAPTDEAGAIEALGLQPRLVVGDAANFKVTWPGDFALAERLITTARSAA, encoded by the coding sequence ATGACCCAGCCCGCCGAGCGGATGCCCCGCTGCTACGCCCTTGTTCCCTGCGCCGGCATCGGCGCTCGATCGGGGGCCGATGGTCCCAAGCAGTACGTGCCGCTGGCCGGGCGTGCCATGGTGGCCCACACGCTTGCCGCATTGGCCGCCGTGCCGCGGCTGGCGGCCACGCTGGTGGTGCTGTCGGCGGACGATGCGGCGTTTGAATCCGCGGTGCCCGGCTATGGCGCGCATGAAGCCACCCAATGGCTGGCCCGCTGCGGCGGCAGCAGCCGTGCCGCCACCGTGGCCAACGGCCTGCAGGTGCTGGTGGAGCGTGGCGCACAGCCCGACGACTGGGTGCTGGTGCACGACGCCGCCCGCTGCCTGGTGCAGCCGGCCTGGATCGACCGCCTGATCGACGCCTGCTTGCCCGACGAGGTGGGCGGCCTGCTGGCCTTACCGGTGGCCGACACGCTGAAGCAGGCCGATGCGCAGGGCCGCGTGGCCGCCACCATCGACCGCAGCGCCAAGTGGGCCGCGCAGACGCCGCAGATGTTCCGCCTGGGCCTGCTGCAGCGGGCGCTGGCGGCCATTGGCGATGCACCCACCGACGAAGCCGGCGCCATCGAGGCGCTGGGCTTGCAACCCCGCCTGGTGGTGGGCGATGCGGCCAACTTCAAGGTCACCTGGCCGGGCGATTTCGCGCTGGCCGAACGCCTCATCACCACCGCCAGGAGCGCTGCATGA
- the mfd gene encoding transcription-repair coupling factor produces MASPTVPLPSIAPGKRFTLPRPPGSADALLLARLAQARAAEGRLLAIVTAEPSDTQRLADELPFFAPGIRVAVFPDWETLPYDTFSPHQDLISERLATLWRLWSHTQTGHQATERDVDVVLLPATTALTRLAPPSFLAGTTFHFKQKTRLDEARLKSQLTLAGYQHVSQVVSPGEYAVRGGLIDLFPMGSPVPYRVDLFDDEVDSIRTFDPDSQRSLYPVPEVRLLPGREFPMDEAARTAFRARWREKLDGDPTKSRIYKDIAAGIATAGIEYYLPLFFDETATMFDYFGEQAAVVLHGAVDESIARFWTDTRDRHRFLQHDPERPILPPEQLFLKPEDFFGLTHAHATLSLRGVEPSDWARPLPDVSVDRGATEPLAGLEAHLKNTPARVLLVAESDGRRESLLELLRDHRIDVPSVATLAEFEAGDEKVAIAAAPLAQGFHWHTPDTSIQFLTETELFSTAPSSRRRRKQEQVSNVDALIKDLSELKVGDPVVHVNHGIGRYVGLLNIDLGDGPSEFLHLEYADKATLYVPVAQLHLISRYTGVSADEAPLHKLGSPQWDKAKRKAAEQVRDTAAELLNLYARRAAREGHAFRFSPHDYEAFAASFGFEETPDQRAAIHAVIQDMVSPRPMDRLVCGDVGFGKTEVALRAAFVAVLGGRQVALLAPTTLLAEQHYQNIADRFGKWPVKVAELSRFRSGKEINAALEGIEAGTIDIVVGTHKLLSQSVKFKRLGLLIIDEEHRFGVRHKEAIKAMRAEVDVLTLTATPIPRTLGMALEGLRDLSVIATAPQRRLAIKTFVRTETSGVIREAVLRELKRGGQVYFLHNEVETIENRRQKLEALLPEARIGIAHGQMPERELERVMRDFVAQRFNVLLCSTIIETGIDVPSANTIIMSRADKFGLAQLHQLRGRVGRSHHQAYAYLMVPDVETLTKQAAQRLEAIQQMEELGSGFYLAMHDLEIRGAGEVLGDNQSGNMMEVGFQLYNDMLNEAVRSLKNGKEPDLLSPLGGVFGAATEINLHAPALLPDSYCGDVHTRLNLYKRLATASTPAQIDTLLEEITDRFGKLPPQGQTLFDTHRLRVLAKPYGVSKIDAAPRLMVLSFRPNPPVDAMKIIELVQKNRHIKLAGNDKLRIERDTPEVKDRVQLIRDVLRSLGQPKEA; encoded by the coding sequence ATGGCTTCGCCGACCGTTCCCCTGCCGTCCATCGCGCCCGGCAAGCGCTTCACCCTCCCCCGCCCACCTGGTTCTGCCGATGCCCTGCTGCTGGCACGCCTGGCCCAGGCCCGCGCCGCCGAAGGCCGGCTGCTGGCCATCGTCACGGCCGAGCCATCGGACACGCAACGGCTGGCCGATGAGCTGCCCTTCTTCGCCCCCGGCATCCGCGTGGCGGTGTTCCCCGACTGGGAGACGCTGCCCTACGACACCTTCAGCCCGCACCAGGACCTGATCTCGGAGCGGCTGGCCACGCTGTGGCGGCTGTGGAGCCACACGCAAACCGGCCACCAGGCCACCGAGCGCGACGTGGACGTGGTGCTGCTGCCCGCCACCACCGCCCTCACCCGGCTGGCGCCGCCCAGCTTCCTGGCGGGCACCACCTTCCACTTCAAGCAGAAGACGCGGCTGGACGAAGCGCGCCTCAAGTCGCAGCTGACGCTGGCCGGCTACCAGCATGTGAGCCAGGTGGTGTCGCCCGGTGAATACGCGGTGCGCGGCGGGTTGATCGACCTCTTCCCGATGGGCTCGCCGGTGCCTTACCGCGTCGACCTGTTCGACGACGAGGTGGACTCGATCCGCACCTTCGACCCCGACTCGCAGCGCAGCCTGTACCCGGTGCCCGAGGTGCGGCTGCTGCCCGGCCGCGAGTTTCCGATGGACGAGGCCGCCCGCACCGCCTTCCGCGCCCGCTGGCGCGAGAAGCTGGACGGCGACCCCACCAAGTCGCGCATCTACAAGGACATCGCGGCCGGCATCGCCACCGCCGGCATCGAGTACTACCTGCCGCTGTTCTTCGACGAGACGGCGACCATGTTCGACTACTTCGGCGAGCAGGCCGCGGTGGTGCTGCACGGCGCGGTGGACGAGTCCATCGCCCGCTTCTGGACCGATACCCGCGACCGCCACCGCTTCCTGCAGCACGACCCCGAGCGGCCCATCCTGCCGCCCGAGCAGCTCTTCCTGAAGCCCGAGGACTTCTTCGGCCTCACGCATGCGCATGCCACGCTGTCGCTGCGCGGCGTGGAGCCTTCAGATTGGGCGCGCCCGCTGCCCGACGTGAGCGTGGACCGCGGCGCCACCGAGCCGCTGGCCGGCCTGGAAGCGCACCTGAAGAACACGCCGGCCCGCGTGCTGCTGGTGGCCGAAAGCGACGGCCGCCGCGAAAGCCTGCTGGAGCTGCTGCGCGACCACCGCATCGACGTGCCCAGCGTGGCCACCCTGGCCGAGTTCGAGGCCGGCGACGAGAAGGTGGCGATTGCCGCCGCGCCGCTGGCCCAGGGCTTCCACTGGCACACGCCCGACACGTCGATCCAGTTCCTCACCGAAACCGAGCTGTTCTCCACCGCGCCCAGCTCACGCCGGCGCCGCAAGCAGGAACAGGTCAGCAACGTCGATGCGCTGATCAAGGACCTGTCGGAGCTGAAGGTGGGCGACCCGGTGGTGCACGTCAACCACGGCATCGGCCGCTACGTCGGACTGCTCAACATCGACCTCGGCGACGGACCCAGCGAATTCCTGCACCTGGAGTACGCCGACAAGGCCACGCTGTACGTGCCGGTGGCGCAGCTGCACCTGATCAGCCGCTACACCGGCGTGAGCGCCGACGAAGCGCCGCTGCACAAGCTGGGTTCGCCGCAATGGGACAAGGCCAAGCGCAAGGCCGCCGAACAGGTGCGCGACACCGCGGCCGAGCTGCTGAACCTGTATGCCCGCCGTGCGGCGCGCGAAGGCCATGCCTTCCGCTTCTCGCCGCACGACTACGAGGCCTTCGCGGCCAGCTTCGGCTTCGAGGAGACGCCCGACCAGCGTGCCGCCATCCATGCGGTGATCCAGGACATGGTGAGCCCGCGGCCGATGGACCGCCTGGTGTGCGGCGACGTGGGCTTCGGCAAGACCGAGGTGGCCTTGCGCGCCGCCTTCGTGGCGGTGCTGGGCGGCCGGCAGGTGGCGCTGCTGGCGCCCACCACGCTGCTGGCCGAGCAGCATTACCAGAACATCGCCGACCGCTTCGGCAAGTGGCCGGTGAAGGTGGCCGAGCTGTCACGCTTCCGCTCGGGCAAGGAAATCAACGCGGCGCTGGAAGGCATCGAGGCCGGCACCATCGACATCGTGGTGGGCACCCACAAGCTGCTGAGCCAGAGCGTCAAGTTCAAGCGGCTGGGGCTGCTGATCATCGACGAGGAACACCGCTTCGGCGTGCGCCACAAGGAGGCCATCAAGGCCATGCGGGCCGAGGTGGACGTGCTCACGCTCACCGCCACGCCCATCCCGCGCACGCTGGGCATGGCGCTGGAAGGCCTGCGCGACCTGAGCGTGATCGCCACCGCGCCGCAGCGGCGGCTGGCCATCAAGACCTTCGTGCGCACCGAGACCAGCGGCGTCATCCGCGAAGCGGTGCTGCGTGAACTCAAGCGTGGCGGCCAGGTGTACTTCCTGCACAACGAGGTCGAGACCATCGAGAACCGGCGCCAGAAGCTGGAAGCGCTGCTGCCCGAGGCGCGCATCGGCATCGCCCACGGCCAGATGCCCGAGCGCGAGCTGGAGCGGGTGATGCGCGACTTCGTGGCCCAGCGCTTCAACGTGCTGCTGTGCTCCACCATCATCGAGACCGGCATCGACGTGCCCTCGGCCAACACCATCATCATGAGCCGGGCCGACAAGTTCGGCCTGGCGCAGCTGCACCAGCTGCGCGGCCGCGTGGGCCGCAGCCACCACCAGGCCTATGCCTACCTGATGGTGCCCGACGTGGAGACGCTGACCAAGCAGGCCGCGCAGCGGCTGGAAGCCATCCAGCAGATGGAGGAGCTGGGCTCGGGCTTCTACCTGGCGATGCACGACCTGGAGATCCGCGGCGCCGGCGAGGTGCTGGGCGACAACCAGAGCGGCAACATGATGGAGGTGGGTTTCCAGCTCTACAACGACATGCTGAACGAGGCGGTGCGCTCGCTGAAGAACGGCAAGGAGCCCGACCTGCTGAGCCCGCTGGGCGGCGTGTTCGGCGCGGCCACCGAGATCAACCTGCATGCGCCCGCGCTGCTGCCCGACAGCTACTGCGGCGATGTGCACACGCGGCTGAACCTGTACAAGCGCCTGGCCACCGCCAGCACGCCGGCGCAGATCGACACGCTGCTCGAAGAGATCACCGACCGCTTCGGCAAGCTGCCGCCGCAGGGCCAGACGCTGTTCGACACCCACCGGCTGCGGGTGCTGGCCAAGCCTTATGGCGTGAGCAAGATCGACGCCGCGCCGCGCCTGATGGTGCTGAGCTTCCGCCCCAACCCGCCGGTGGACGCGATGAAGATCATCGAGCTGGTGCAGAAGAACCGGCACATCAAGCTGGCCGGCAACGACAAGCTGCGCATCGAGCGCGACACGCCCGAGGTCAAGGACCGGGTGCAGCTGATCCGCGACGTCCTGCGGTCGCTGGGGCAGCCGAAGGAAGCCTAG
- a CDS encoding DODA-type extradiol aromatic ring-opening family dioxygenase: protein MTTTPVALPTYFLSHGGGPWPYMTGPFREAMRPLEASLLQMRRELGDRPQAALVISGHWEAKGFAISSGARPGMVYDYHGFPEVLYRIRYEAPGSPTLAARVQALLAGRGHPARLDADRGFDHGTFSVMKVLYPEADLPVVQLSLDAGLDPALHLDMGRALAPLRQEGVLIIGSGLSFHNLRIFGSAEGHAPSRRFDGWLQETVLQSAPQERERRLLAWTSAPSARIAHPREDHLLPLMAVVGAAWDEPATRTYHQQDLLGGLTVSSFRFGALPAAAA, encoded by the coding sequence ATGACGACGACCCCCGTTGCACTGCCGACCTACTTCCTCAGCCATGGCGGCGGCCCTTGGCCCTACATGACGGGTCCGTTCCGGGAAGCGATGCGCCCGCTGGAGGCGTCCCTGCTGCAAATGCGCCGCGAGTTGGGCGACCGGCCGCAGGCCGCGCTCGTCATCTCGGGGCACTGGGAGGCCAAGGGCTTCGCCATCTCCTCGGGCGCGCGCCCGGGGATGGTGTACGACTACCACGGCTTCCCCGAGGTGCTGTATCGCATCCGGTATGAAGCGCCGGGGTCGCCGACCCTGGCGGCCCGGGTTCAAGCGCTTCTGGCAGGCCGCGGCCACCCGGCCCGGCTGGATGCCGATCGTGGCTTCGACCACGGTACCTTCAGCGTGATGAAGGTGCTGTATCCCGAGGCCGACCTGCCGGTGGTGCAGTTGTCGCTGGACGCCGGTCTCGATCCGGCCCTGCACCTGGACATGGGCCGCGCACTGGCGCCGCTGCGCCAAGAAGGCGTGCTCATCATCGGCAGCGGGCTGAGCTTTCACAACCTGCGCATCTTCGGCAGCGCTGAGGGCCATGCGCCCTCGCGCCGCTTCGATGGCTGGCTGCAGGAGACGGTGCTGCAGTCCGCGCCGCAGGAGCGCGAGCGCCGGCTGCTGGCCTGGACGTCCGCGCCGTCCGCCCGCATCGCCCATCCGCGTGAAGACCATCTGCTGCCCTTGATGGCCGTGGTGGGGGCCGCGTGGGACGAGCCCGCCACTCGCACCTACCACCAGCAGGACCTGCTCGGCGGCCTCACGGTCTCGAGCTTCCGCTTCGGGGCGCTGCCAGCCGCAGCCGCCTAG
- a CDS encoding NmrA family NAD(P)-binding protein yields MSQQLLVTGASGALGQRVVHHLLHTLGVAPSRIVAASRHPSALSALAGCGVRVVAADFDDADTLPKAFEGVDRLLLISTDAIDRPGARLRQHRAAVAAAEAAGVRHLVYTSMPQPKSSTVLFAPDHAGTEDALAASRLPGWTVLRNHWYFENLFMSLPGVLAAGGRWFSAAGDGKLANIARDDLALAAATVLAGSEAGRHTYTLSGGQALTTAEQAAAIAQVLGRPVEVIPVPVEGLVQGMVGAGLPAPLAQVLASFDTNTAAGHVGQVTGDYQAITGRAPQRFADWLQAHRQALAGQ; encoded by the coding sequence ATGTCGCAGCAACTCCTCGTCACCGGCGCCTCGGGCGCCCTGGGCCAGCGTGTCGTCCACCACTTGCTGCACACCCTGGGCGTCGCGCCCTCGCGCATCGTGGCCGCCAGCCGGCACCCTTCGGCCCTCTCGGCACTCGCGGGTTGTGGCGTGCGAGTGGTGGCCGCCGACTTCGACGACGCCGACACGCTGCCAAAGGCCTTCGAGGGCGTGGATCGCCTGCTGCTGATCAGCACCGACGCGATCGACCGGCCCGGCGCGCGCCTGCGGCAGCACCGAGCCGCCGTGGCGGCGGCCGAAGCGGCCGGGGTCCGGCACCTGGTCTACACCTCCATGCCGCAACCGAAGTCGTCCACCGTGTTGTTCGCGCCTGACCATGCCGGTACCGAGGACGCGCTGGCCGCCAGCCGCCTGCCGGGCTGGACGGTGCTGCGCAACCACTGGTACTTCGAGAACCTGTTCATGTCGCTGCCTGGCGTGCTGGCAGCCGGTGGGCGGTGGTTCAGCGCTGCCGGTGACGGCAAGCTGGCCAACATCGCGCGGGACGACCTGGCCCTGGCGGCCGCCACTGTGCTGGCCGGCAGCGAGGCGGGCCGGCACACCTACACCCTGAGCGGCGGCCAGGCACTCACTACCGCGGAGCAGGCGGCGGCCATCGCGCAGGTGCTGGGCCGGCCCGTCGAGGTGATTCCCGTGCCGGTGGAGGGTCTGGTGCAGGGCATGGTGGGCGCCGGACTGCCGGCGCCGCTGGCGCAGGTCCTGGCGTCCTTCGACACCAACACCGCCGCCGGTCATGTCGGCCAGGTGACCGGCGACTACCAGGCCATCACCGGCCGGGCGCCGCAACGCTTTGCCGACTGGCTGCAGGCCCATCGGCAGGCGCTGGCGGGCCAGTGA
- a CDS encoding winged helix-turn-helix transcriptional regulator — MTLHKSTADFAELCPIRDVLERLGDRWTMLVLFTLDEGGTQRFSTLKARIPDVSQRMLAQTLRRLEQDGLVVRTAYATVPPRVEYALTPLGTSFMDPMRQLVHWAAQHHEQVRTARQAYRPVQAAAPL; from the coding sequence ATGACCCTGCACAAGTCCACTGCCGACTTTGCCGAGCTGTGCCCCATCCGCGACGTGCTGGAGCGGCTGGGCGATCGTTGGACGATGCTGGTGCTGTTCACACTGGACGAAGGCGGCACACAGCGCTTTTCAACGCTCAAGGCCCGCATCCCCGATGTTTCGCAGCGCATGCTGGCGCAGACCTTGCGCCGTCTGGAGCAGGATGGTCTGGTGGTGCGCACGGCCTACGCCACCGTGCCGCCACGCGTCGAATACGCCCTGACACCGCTGGGCACCTCCTTCATGGACCCGATGCGCCAACTGGTGCACTGGGCGGCGCAGCACCATGAGCAGGTGCGGACCGCCCGGCAGGCCTATCGCCCGGTGCAGGCCGCTGCGCCGCTTTGA
- a CDS encoding RidA family protein, protein MKEVINVGLPALAQPFSWATKAQGLLFTAHGPVRPDGSIDTGPIEDQARLTFANLRQAVQAAGGTLADVTQVLIYMTDVQDMKAIDAVYREFFEAPYPNRSSMGVNGLVVPGMKIEIVAYAYLGAAG, encoded by the coding sequence ATGAAAGAAGTGATAAATGTCGGACTTCCGGCCCTGGCGCAGCCGTTTTCCTGGGCCACAAAGGCGCAGGGCTTGCTGTTCACCGCCCACGGTCCGGTGCGGCCGGACGGCAGCATCGACACCGGCCCGATCGAAGACCAAGCGCGGCTGACCTTCGCCAACCTGCGCCAGGCGGTGCAGGCGGCAGGCGGCACCCTGGCCGACGTGACCCAGGTGCTGATCTACATGACCGACGTGCAGGATATGAAAGCCATCGACGCGGTGTACCGCGAGTTCTTCGAGGCGCCGTACCCGAACCGGTCCAGCATGGGCGTCAACGGGCTGGTGGTGCCGGGCATGAAGATCGAGATCGTCGCTTACGCCTACCTGGGCGCTGCGGGCTGA
- a CDS encoding methyl-accepting chemotaxis protein: MKRTTIGFGLAGTVMTGIGASAAWRLNALGAGGAAWSIGITTAAGVGLITMAAFLIRSSIKSSVEDTVQVVIRMGGGDLETKIESPGKDEISWLRYELNSMRKKLRTMVVDVRGSVEMVKSASDEIANGNADLSARTESQASAVQQTASSMDELAATVRTNAANAEEANRVVMDSSQVATRGEELMRGVESRMAEINASAARIADIIGVIDGIAFQTNILALNAAVEAARAGEQGRGFAVVAGEVRSLAQRSATAAREIKTLIGDSTEKIGAGSTLVEQAGKTMRELLERVTHASSLMSAISQAGHEQSLGIGQVHEALAQIDGVTQQNSALVEEVSAAAQSLKGESDKLKNAMSSFRVTS; the protein is encoded by the coding sequence GTGAAGAGGACGACGATCGGCTTTGGCTTGGCCGGAACGGTGATGACGGGCATCGGCGCCTCGGCGGCGTGGCGGCTGAACGCGCTGGGCGCCGGGGGCGCCGCATGGTCCATCGGCATCACCACGGCGGCCGGCGTCGGCCTGATCACCATGGCTGCATTCCTCATCCGCAGCAGCATCAAGAGCTCGGTGGAAGACACGGTGCAGGTGGTCATCCGCATGGGCGGCGGCGACCTGGAAACCAAGATCGAATCGCCGGGCAAGGACGAGATCTCGTGGCTGCGCTACGAGCTCAACAGCATGCGCAAGAAGCTGCGCACCATGGTGGTGGACGTGCGCGGCAGCGTGGAGATGGTCAAGTCGGCTTCCGACGAGATCGCCAACGGCAATGCCGACCTGTCGGCCCGCACCGAGAGCCAGGCTTCGGCCGTGCAGCAGACCGCCAGCTCGATGGACGAACTGGCCGCCACCGTGCGCACCAATGCGGCCAATGCCGAAGAGGCCAACCGCGTGGTGATGGATTCCAGCCAGGTGGCCACGCGAGGCGAGGAACTGATGCGCGGCGTGGAAAGCCGCATGGCCGAGATCAACGCCAGCGCGGCGCGCATCGCCGACATCATCGGCGTGATCGATGGCATCGCCTTCCAGACCAACATCCTGGCGCTGAACGCCGCGGTGGAAGCCGCCCGCGCCGGTGAACAGGGCCGCGGCTTCGCGGTGGTGGCCGGCGAAGTGCGCAGCCTGGCCCAGCGCAGTGCCACGGCGGCGCGCGAGATCAAGACCCTGATCGGCGACAGCACCGAGAAGATCGGCGCCGGCTCCACGCTGGTGGAACAGGCCGGCAAGACCATGCGCGAGCTGCTGGAGCGGGTGACACACGCCTCGTCGCTGATGAGCGCCATCAGCCAGGCCGGGCATGAGCAGAGCCTGGGCATCGGCCAGGTGCACGAGGCACTGGCGCAGATCGACGGCGTGACGCAGCAAAACTCGGCGCTGGTGGAAGAGGTGTCGGCCGCAGCGCAATCGCTCAAGGGCGAATCGGACAAGCTCAAGAACGCGATGAGCAGCTTCCGTGTGACCAGTTGA
- the serB gene encoding phosphoserine phosphatase SerB: MTAPNTADGLVIQGFTPPLALADFRLIAFDMDSTLINIECIDEIADAAGRKAEVAAITEAAMRGEITDFKDSLRRRVALLAGVPASALQAVLDERLRLNPGAETLLRTCREAGLKTLLVSGGFTFFADRVRERLQIDAARSNVLEVVNGHLTGRLVDQPWGDICDGEEKKRTLLAMCAEHGFEPRQAIAVGDGANDLPMMGAAGLSVAYHAKPKVRAQAMVAINEGGLDRLLEVVQPR; encoded by the coding sequence ATGACTGCACCGAACACCGCTGACGGCCTGGTGATCCAGGGTTTCACACCCCCGCTGGCCCTGGCCGACTTCCGGCTGATCGCGTTCGACATGGACTCGACGCTGATCAACATCGAGTGCATCGACGAGATCGCCGATGCCGCCGGCCGCAAGGCCGAGGTGGCCGCGATCACCGAAGCCGCGATGCGCGGCGAGATCACCGACTTCAAGGACAGCCTGCGCCGCCGCGTGGCCCTGCTGGCCGGCGTGCCCGCCAGCGCGTTGCAGGCGGTGCTGGACGAGCGCCTGCGCCTGAACCCCGGTGCCGAGACGCTGCTGCGCACCTGCCGCGAGGCGGGCCTGAAGACGCTGCTGGTCTCGGGCGGCTTCACCTTCTTTGCCGACCGGGTGCGCGAACGGCTGCAGATCGACGCGGCGCGCAGCAACGTGCTGGAAGTGGTCAACGGCCACCTGACCGGCCGCCTGGTCGACCAGCCCTGGGGTGACATCTGCGACGGCGAAGAAAAGAAGCGCACGCTGCTGGCCATGTGCGCCGAGCACGGCTTCGAGCCGCGCCAGGCCATCGCCGTGGGCGACGGCGCCAACGACCTGCCGATGATGGGTGCGGCCGGCCTCTCAGTGGCCTACCACGCCAAGCCCAAGGTGCGCGCCCAGGCCATGGTGGCCATCAACGAAGGCGGCCTGGACCGGCTGCTGGAAGTGGTTCAGCCCCGCTGA